ATAATTTACAACTACAACAGAAAGATCCATGAAACTCACTGGCTATTTTTTAATAAATTTGAAAGTGTTGATTATTAGTCTGTATTCTATTTTAAAATAATTTTTCGCATTGGATGATTTGAATTTGACTTTTTTGATTTTGCCTCTAGTGGATAGACCTTCGCGAATGCCTGCCAGGTAAGCTGAACCAAAGCCTTTCTTTATAAAGAATATATATTTTATTAAAAATCCCAAAAACAAAAATATGAAGTTGGCAATTTTCAATGGTATTGGCAGATTTTTATAAACTACCCAAACATTATTTCTAGCGGCTAGCTTTACCTTGAATTCATTATAACGGCTCCCGCTTGTTGCACTTCCAATGTGATATACTATCGCATTTGGACATAAAACATTTTTGTACCCATTAATCCTTGATCTAACTGCAAGGTCCACATCTTCCATATAAGCAAAGAAATTATCATCAAACATTCCAACTTTACCCAATAATGATTTCTTATACATTGCAGCTCCCGCACAGGCTGAAAATATCTCACAAACTTCACTAAATTCTGTGGATTTGTGATTTTCTCCTCTCTTTTTAGTCCATGCAAGTAAATTATACTCGTCTCCAACATCATCGATTAAATCTTTGTTGCTGTATTGAAGCATTTTTGCTTGGGCGGAAAATATTTTATCGTCACTAGACATTAAATCAACCAAAGCCTTAATTGAACCTTCCTTAACTTCAGTGTCGTTGTTCAGGGAAAATATATATTCATATTTAGCTTCACGGATTCCTTGATTGACCGCCGGCGAAAAACCTAAATTTTCACTGTTCTCTATTATCCTGACCGGAAAATTAAATGAATTATTTTTAATGAAATCCAGGCTATTATCGCTGGATCCATTATCCACTATAACTACTTCGCCAATATATTCAAAATCATCATTTAGCGATGCAAAAAAAGTTTTTAGGAATTTTTCCCCATTATAATTCGGAGTGACTACAGAAACCTTCATACTAATCAGATTGAATTTTTTAATTTCATCCACATTTTATAATATAATTTTGGATTTAATAAGAATAACCTTATTTTTAATTTAAATTTGCTATCCCCTTCATATTCAGATAGTTTTTCAAACAAATTTAATTCCTTCATTTTTCCCATCACTTCATCAAAATCATAACCCTTGTGAAAGAAGAAGTTCATATTTCCAAATATTGCTTTTGGAATCCTTGAGGTTATGATTAAATCTGAAAATTCTTGTTTATTGTTATTTTTATAAAATTCAGCCAAATTCTCGAAAACTTTTACAATGTCAAATCGTCTATAGTCAGTTGTGTTAATGGCTGAGTTAGGGTGTTGGACATAATAATAAGTAACATTATTGTTGATGGCGATTTCCCCTCCGTAATTGAGAGCCTTATGGGCAAATTCCGTGTCTTCACCGTAAACAATTCCAGGTGTAAATTTAATGCCATTATCTTTAATTATATCTGATTTATACATCAGTTGGAAAAAATTAAAGGTTATTTGCATATTTAATTCCATTTCAATAAATTCATGAGCTGTGATTAAGTCTTTTGAGTAAGTATCTATACTTTTTAATTCGTCTAGCTCTTTTTTAGCATATAATGTTAAACTAAAGTCTGTCTTGCCATTGTATAAACTTGAAAGGTGATTTTGTGAAATATAATCGTCTGCATCAACAAAAACCAGATAATCCCCATCTGCACCGTCAATACCCCGATTTCTTGCAACGCTGACTCCGGCATTTTCTTGATGGATGACCTTATGCGGTATCCTGCAGTCTTTTAGAGTTTCATTAATGATTTTCAGGCTATTGTCAGTTGAGCCATCATCTATGACAATCATCTCGAAATCATCAAAATCTTGAGAAACAATTGAATTTAAAGTATTGCCTATATATTTTGAAGCATTATAAACTGGAACAATTACACTAACCTTATAATTATCCATTTTACCTTCCTCTATTTAACAAGTAATTAACAATTCGCTCAGATGAATGGCCATCAATTTCATCAAATTGCATCTTAACAAATTCTGATATTCTGCTTTTATCAAAATCACCATCTTTGATTACATCAATTAGTTCATCGGAAGTATGAACAATCGGTCCCGGAACAGTAGTTTCAAAATCATAGTAAAAACCGCGCTCATTGGCTAAATAATCATCTAGATCATAAGTGAAAAAGACAGTAGGCTTATCTAAAACCGAATACTCAATCATTATAGAAGAATAATCAGTTATCAGAATGTCACTGATTAACATCAGCTCCTGCTCACTTTCATAATCGCTGACATCAATATACTGCCCATTAGCTGATATGTCCTTCCCATAGAAGTTTCTGATTTTAGGATGAAGTTTTAAAGCTAAAATATAATCATCCCCCAATTCCTGATTGAATTTCTCCAAATCAAGGTAAGTGAAGACATTGTTGTATTTGGCCTCTTCCCTAAAAGTCGGAGCATAGAGAATGATTTTCTTATCTGAAGACACATCATATTTACTGCAAAAATCCGATTTTAATTGGTCTGCATCATGATTTTCAAAGTAATAGTCCATTCTTGGAAGGCCCAAAGGCTTGATTTTGGTCTTGGATATCTGAAATGCTTCACCGTAATATTCCACAATATTTCGAGAAGTAACAATTAAATAATCAGTTTTTTCAGAAATTTTCCTTAAAATGCCTCTGCTTTTAATATCAACAGATCCTCCGAATTTTTTAGATGCTCCCGGAGCATGCCACAATTGGACAATGATGTTTTTAGGTTTAAATTCCATAAAAGCCAATGCAAAGAAATTGTCATTTAAAAATATATATCTAGAACCTGCTAACTTTTGTAAACTAGAATAGGATAACTTATCCTTATAAAAAAAGTGAAAATCATAATCGCCTTTTCTTTCAAACTCTCTTTTAATATATTCTAAGTTACCTTTAAAAGATTCGCGGGAATCCATAATAAATGAAATTCTGTTTGGCTCAACATAAGTATATCTAAATAATCTAAAGAGTAAACCATAGAGTCTATGTTTTAAATATGACATGATTACCTAAAAAGCTGCTAACAGTTCAGGAAGAACTCCAAGCATCGCCTGAATACCTAAAATGAAAATTGCTAAACCACCAATAAAATTAATAAATCTAGCATATTTCATGGCTATTTTTGTACCAAAAGTTCCGATTAAAAGCCAGCAAATAACAGCTGCAATACTTAACAAGGACAATCCAACTGGATCAACATGTGCTGAAACACCTTGAGCTGCTAAAATTAAGTTTTCAATATTGCCAAAAATTAATAAAGGAAGAAAATTCATTAATTCTGAATCCATACTATTCACCTCTAATGGAAGCAATCATTGCTTGGGCTCCTAAAATAAAAATAGCCAATCCTCCAATGAACTCAATGAAATCAACATATTCAATTAAAAACTGTGTTCCAAAAGTTCCTATAACCAACCACAAAACAACCCAAAAAATACTCGCAATTCCTAATTTAACCGGATTAACACCAGCTACAACACCTTGAGATGATAAAACTAAGTTTTCAATGTTTCCAAATATTATTAATGCTACAAAAGGTAAATATTGTTCCAACATCCAAATCACTATTTCCCAAAAAATAAATTTTAATTTCAAATTAATTATTAAACAATTATAATATATAAAAGTATCTTAAATTTAAGAATAAAAATAGATTTTAAATTGAATTATTTTAAAATGAACAAAAAACAGTATAGCAAATATTAAACAAAACAGCCCAAAAAAAGAATAAAATTGAATATTATAAAAGAGAGGTGTTTCAAATGTAACACTATCCACCCCCATACATCTTTTCATAATATTCCATATATTGACCACTTTTAACTTGAGCCGTCCAATCCTGATTATCCAAATACCACTGAATAGTTTCTTTAATACCTAATTCAAAAGAGTATTCCGGAACCCATCCCAATTCTTGCTGAATTTTACTTGAATCAATAGCGTATCGTCTATCATGGCCTAAACGATCACTAACAAATTCAATTAAAGATTCATCTTTACCTAAAGTTTCAAGAATTAATTTGACAATATAAATATTTTCTTTTTCATTGTTACCACCAACATTGTAAACTTCACCAAGTTTACCATCATGTAAAACTAAATCAATAGCTGTACAGTGGTCATGGACATGTAACCAATCCCTAATGTTTTTTCCATCCCCATAAATAGGCAATTTCTCATCTTCAAGAGTATTTGAAATCATCAACGGAATTAATTTTTCAGGAAACTGATAAGGCCCGTAATTATTAGAACAGCGAGTAATATTAACAGGCAAGTCAAAAGTTTCAAAGTAAGCTCTTGTAATTAAATCCCCACCGGCTTTAGAAGCTGAATATGGGCTGTTCGGTTGTAAAGGAGTAGATTCTACAAAGTATCCTGTTTTTCCAAGCGTTCCATAAACTTCATCAGTGGATATTTGAATATATTTATCGACACCATGTTCTTTTGCTGCATTTAAAAGTACTTGTGTGCCTAATACGTTAGATTTAATAAAGATTTCCGGATTATTTATACTTCTGTCAACATGACTTTCAGCTGCAAAATTAATAACATAATCAGATTTTTTAACCAACTCATCAACAATAGATTTATCTCCGATATCCCCCTTAACAAATGAGTAATTGTTCTTATTTTCAATATCTTTTAAGTTTTCAAGATTTCCACAATAAGTTAAAGCATCTAAATTTATAATATGATAATCAGAGTATTTGTTAACCATATATCTTACAAAATTACTTCCGATAAATCCTGCTCCGCCGGTAACTAAAATATTTGTCATGATAATCACTAATATTTAATATTTACTTGTTTAAATGATTTTAATTTTTTATCTTTCTCGGATAAAATAATCTCATCAATTTCATCCAATGGCCAGTCAATAGCTATATC
This portion of the Methanobrevibacter sp. V74 genome encodes:
- a CDS encoding glycosyltransferase family 2 protein, which codes for MKVSVVTPNYNGEKFLKTFFASLNDDFEYIGEVVIVDNGSSDNSLDFIKNNSFNFPVRIIENSENLGFSPAVNQGIREAKYEYIFSLNNDTEVKEGSIKALVDLMSSDDKIFSAQAKMLQYSNKDLIDDVGDEYNLLAWTKKRGENHKSTEFSEVCEIFSACAGAAMYKKSLLGKVGMFDDNFFAYMEDVDLAVRSRINGYKNVLCPNAIVYHIGSATSGSRYNEFKVKLAARNNVWVVYKNLPIPLKIANFIFLFLGFLIKYIFFIKKGFGSAYLAGIREGLSTRGKIKKVKFKSSNAKNYFKIEYRLIINTFKFIKK
- a CDS encoding glycosyltransferase, yielding MDNYKVSVIVPVYNASKYIGNTLNSIVSQDFDDFEMIVIDDGSTDNSLKIINETLKDCRIPHKVIHQENAGVSVARNRGIDGADGDYLVFVDADDYISQNHLSSLYNGKTDFSLTLYAKKELDELKSIDTYSKDLITAHEFIEMELNMQITFNFFQLMYKSDIIKDNGIKFTPGIVYGEDTEFAHKALNYGGEIAINNNVTYYYVQHPNSAINTTDYRRFDIVKVFENLAEFYKNNNKQEFSDLIITSRIPKAIFGNMNFFFHKGYDFDEVMGKMKELNLFEKLSEYEGDSKFKLKIRLFLLNPKLYYKMWMKLKNSI
- a CDS encoding CDP-glycerol glycerophosphotransferase family protein, which gives rise to MSYLKHRLYGLLFRLFRYTYVEPNRISFIMDSRESFKGNLEYIKREFERKGDYDFHFFYKDKLSYSSLQKLAGSRYIFLNDNFFALAFMEFKPKNIIVQLWHAPGASKKFGGSVDIKSRGILRKISEKTDYLIVTSRNIVEYYGEAFQISKTKIKPLGLPRMDYYFENHDADQLKSDFCSKYDVSSDKKIILYAPTFREEAKYNNVFTYLDLEKFNQELGDDYILALKLHPKIRNFYGKDISANGQYIDVSDYESEQELMLISDILITDYSSIMIEYSVLDKPTVFFTYDLDDYLANERGFYYDFETTVPGPIVHTSDELIDVIKDGDFDKSRISEFVKMQFDEIDGHSSERIVNYLLNRGR
- the rfbB gene encoding dTDP-glucose 4,6-dehydratase translates to MTNILVTGGAGFIGSNFVRYMVNKYSDYHIINLDALTYCGNLENLKDIENKNNYSFVKGDIGDKSIVDELVKKSDYVINFAAESHVDRSINNPEIFIKSNVLGTQVLLNAAKEHGVDKYIQISTDEVYGTLGKTGYFVESTPLQPNSPYSASKAGGDLITRAYFETFDLPVNITRCSNNYGPYQFPEKLIPLMISNTLEDEKLPIYGDGKNIRDWLHVHDHCTAIDLVLHDGKLGEVYNVGGNNEKENIYIVKLILETLGKDESLIEFVSDRLGHDRRYAIDSSKIQQELGWVPEYSFELGIKETIQWYLDNQDWTAQVKSGQYMEYYEKMYGGG